Part of the Pseudomonas baltica genome is shown below.
GAATAATGAGTGTTCAACGAACGCCGTAGGCAGCCAGGACAAGGTCAACAATACCAACGCGACGCCCGTGGTGCGGTTGCCGAGCCCTTGGTCAGCGAGCCGTCCGGCCCGCGCGGCTGCCAGAGCACCGGCTACACCGGCCAGTCCGAACAAACCAATCTGGGTGTGTGACAGCGACAACGGTGGCGCGCTGAGCGGCAGTACCATCGACGTCCATAACACGCTGAACGCGGCGAAAACCAGCAAGGCGAAGGTGCCCCGGACACGCAATGTGCGTTCGGTCAGGTACAACTGGAACACCGATCGCAGCAATTGCCAGTAGCTGCCTTTTGCCGGTGGCGGGGTGGAGGCCGGCATGGTGCGCATCAGCACCAGTGCCATGCCGATCATCAGGGCGGCCGAAACAAAATAAACACCGCGCCAGCCGGCCAGATCAGCCACTGCACCTGAGACGAAGCGGGCCAGTAGAATCCCAAGCACCACGCCACTGGTAACGGTGCCGACGGCTTCGCCACGCTGCTCGGGACTCGCCAGCGAGGCGGCGTAGGCAACCACCACTTGCACCACGACCGCCATCAGGCCCACGAGCACCATTGCGCCGAGCAACATGCCCCAATCCTGCGACAATCCAACTGCGCACAGGGCCAGAGCTGACAGCAGCATTTGTGTGAGGATAAGTTTCTTGCGATTGAGCAAATCCCCCAGCGGAACGACGAACAACAATCCGACGGCATAACCCGCTTGTGTGGCGGTCACTACGACACCAATCGTACCCGGCGAAACCGACAGGCTGGCAGCCATCGATTCCAGTAAAGGCTGAGCGAAGTAGACGTTTGCGACCGCCATGGCGCAGGTAATCGCAAAAAGGAAAGTCTGATAGCGACTGAGCTTGGAGCTATCCAGGGTTTGGGCCGCTTGAGTGCGCCCACCGCTGGATTTTTCGGCTTCAATGTCCATCTTTGCCGAAGCTTTAGACATTAACGGCATCACTCCATCCTTGGAAATTCGGTTTCGAAACAAAACCAAGTGGGTCGTTTTTTATCAAACGAAGTTGTGAATTACAACCACATGTGTAAAATATTTTCGTCTGACGTTAGAACTTTTTTCCTCCCTACTGCGCAGCGTTCAGGAGACCCATGGCCAAACAGCAATTACTGGCCCAGAGCGAATGCCCGGTCGCCCGCGCGCTCGAAGCAATCGGCGATCGTTGGGTGTTAATGATCATCCGCGACGCATTCGACGATGTACGCCGCTTCAGTGAATTTCAGAAACGTCTTGGTCTCGCCAGGAACATCCTCACGATCAAGCTCAAAATGCTCGTCGAGTTGGGCGTATTCAGTACCCAGCCCGCATCCGACGGCAGTGCCTACAAAGAATATGTTCTGACGGAAATGGGGCGCGCGGTGTTTCCCATCGTCGTCAGCATGCGTCAGTGGGGGGAGCGCTACTTGTTCAAAACAGGGGAGAGCTATTCGGTGCTGCTCGACAATGAATTGTCGAAGCCGGTAGAAACCATCGCGGTATGTTCCACGACGGGCAAGGTGCTGCACCCGGCCGATTGTCATCGGCGGGTCGTCAAGCGTAAGGGTTGACGCAAGTCGAAACGACTAGTCGACAGCGGCGGATTGCCGATTAGATTGGTCCGAATCGCTGCACCGAAAGTAGACCTTGTTGCCACGCTGTCCTAGCCTCCCCTCGATCCAGGAATGACCATGTTCGAACATCTTGACCTCAACGCGTTGATTGCCACCTACGGCTATTGGGTGATCTTCATAGGCTGCCTGCTGGAAGGCGAAACGGTTCTGATCCTCAGCGGTATGGCGGCGCACCAGGGCACCCTGCAATG
Proteins encoded:
- a CDS encoding MFS transporter produces the protein MSKASAKMDIEAEKSSGGRTQAAQTLDSSKLSRYQTFLFAITCAMAVANVYFAQPLLESMAASLSVSPGTIGVVVTATQAGYAVGLLFVVPLGDLLNRKKLILTQMLLSALALCAVGLSQDWGMLLGAMVLVGLMAVVVQVVVAYAASLASPEQRGEAVGTVTSGVVLGILLARFVSGAVADLAGWRGVYFVSAALMIGMALVLMRTMPASTPPPAKGSYWQLLRSVFQLYLTERTLRVRGTFALLVFAAFSVLWTSMVLPLSAPPLSLSHTQIGLFGLAGVAGALAAARAGRLADQGLGNRTTGVALVLLTLSWLPTAFVEHSLFAMVVGVVLLDFAVQAVHVTNQSLIFAARPDAQSRLVGAYMCFYSVGSGLGAIAATYTYAHFGWVTVCILGAAISAGALLYWIYLGLTSK
- a CDS encoding helix-turn-helix domain-containing protein, which translates into the protein MAKQQLLAQSECPVARALEAIGDRWVLMIIRDAFDDVRRFSEFQKRLGLARNILTIKLKMLVELGVFSTQPASDGSAYKEYVLTEMGRAVFPIVVSMRQWGERYLFKTGESYSVLLDNELSKPVETIAVCSTTGKVLHPADCHRRVVKRKG